One region of Malania oleifera isolate guangnan ecotype guangnan chromosome 6, ASM2987363v1, whole genome shotgun sequence genomic DNA includes:
- the LOC131157103 gene encoding vacuolar protein sorting-associated protein 32 homolog 2, with amino-acid sequence MFTRIFGKPKQEANALGTLDKLNETLEMLEKKEKVLIKKAGAEVEKAKEFTRAKNKRAAIQCLKRKRLYEQQIEQLGNFQLRIHDQMIMLEGAKATTETVDALRTGASAMKAMQKATNIDDVDKTMDEINEQTENMKQIQEALATPIGAAADFDEDELEAELEELEGAELEEQLLQPATTAPAAPVHVPAGRQQARPVPHKRTAEEDELAALQAEMAL; translated from the exons ATGTTTACTCGAATTTTCGGCAAACCTAAGCAGGAAGCTAATGCCCTTGGCACGTTAGACAAGTTAAACGAG ACACTTGAGATGCTTGAGAAGAAGGAGAAAGTTCTTATAAAGAAGGCTGGTGCCGAGGTTGAAAAGGCCAAGGAATTCACTAGAGCAAAGAACAAGAGGG CGGCTATACAGTGTTTGAAGAGGAAGAGGCTCTATGAACAGCAAATTGAGCAGCTTGGGAATTTCCAATTGCGCATTCATGATCAG ATGATAATGTTAGAAGGTGCGAAAGCTACAACTGAGACTGTAGATGCATTGAGAACTGGAGCTTCTGCAATGAAGGCAATGCAAAAAGCAAC GAATATTGATGATGTGGACAAGACGATGGATGAGATCAATGAGCAGACAGAGAACATGAAACAGATTCAGGAAGCCTTGGCAACTCCAATTGGTGCGGCGGCTGACTTTGACGAG GATGAGTTGGAAGCAGAGCTTGAAGAATTGGAAGGTGCTGAGCTGGAGGAACAACTTCTTCAGCCTGCAACAACAGCTCCTGCAGCTCCCGTGCATGTCCCTGCAGGCAGGCAGCAAGCACGCCCTGTGCCTCACAAGCGCACAGCTGAAGAAGATGAGCTCGCTGCATTACAGGCAGAGATGGCTCTCTGA